The window GGGCAGCAAAACACGCGGTCTATATTTACTGCCCCCCTCGCCGGTTACAGAAATTTCCCCTGATTGCTCCTGCATTCCCCATttcttatatataaaaaaaatcagacaaatccaatccaatccaatccaatccattCCCCAGTAGCGCATTGTTATGTGCTCCGTTCATCAATAATTTCATCAGTTTCGCAGGTGCTGCTTTCGCCAATCATTCCTCTTCGTGTTCGCGTGGTGAGTATTCTTCTATTTTCTACAGTTTGTATTAATTTTAGTTGACTTTTAGGTCATCTTGCTTTGAATCTGATTGTAGGGAAGAATTTTACTTGATTTGAATCTTTGTGTGGTGAATGAGCGAGATCTTAGTGCATTTATACTCGACTGAGTTGATATCTATGTTTATTTCTTTCATTATTTGTTTTGCATTCATTCTGCCTCGTTCGATTTTATTTTAGAGCTAGATCTCTCTACCGGTAGGGTGCAGCTGAAATATATTTGTCAATGCAAGCACTTTTTTATGATCGAAGAtgctgtatttttttttttggttggaTTTTTTCCAGTTTACTCATGTAATGTGATCTCTTGTGATGTGATGGCTAATATTGAATAAGTTGATGAGTTTGGTGGGTTCTGGAGAGTACCGAGTGAGGATTTAGGTTTTGTTGGAGAGTTTCCTGCAAAACATCATTCGGTTATGTGTATGTACGTCCGCTTCTGCATTCTGAGGTAGTCTTAGAATAGAGGTGAACATTAGTTATTTGTTAAACTTGTCCGTTAGAATTTCATTACTGAAATGTACTTCTCACAGTCAGAATGATAGTCTGAATACATGTGTTATTTGGAAACATGTTTCATATCCCATATGCACTTAGgtctgatttgattgttaatATCATTTACAAAATGGTGAGTCTAGACATTTTATGCAACGCTTTTTTGCTGTGAGTACACCTAGGTTAAGGACTGGATGCTATATTTTTTAATTCCTTGAAGTTGAGGTTTTTTCCCAGACGACAGATTTGGGTGTTGTGGGTTGTATAGTTACTAGATTAATAAACTAGATTATGCTAGCGCTGACTCGATCACATAAATGATTAAAGAGATGGTCTTGGATTGTTGAGGAATGCAGGTAAATTTAAATTCCTTTGTTTTGGAAAGATTTATTCAACTGTTTCGGCATGGTGTGTTCTACGTGGCCTCATCATCATTGGCTCCTTTGTTAgactaaaaaaatttgaaaattttgaaatatagcAAGTGAGTTAAATTGATTTGTTGCCAGAAAATAAGTGCAAGTAGGAAAGTGCTCTACTGGTAAGTTGATTGATTGATGTATTCATATCTGGTTTGCATATTGCTAATCAATTGCCTTTAAGTGTACTTCTCTTTTGTCCATTAATCAGttgatattttttatgttatccATCCACTGGATCTCTAGAACagttaaaatttatataataaaatggCAGAAACGATTTTCCTTTGAATTTTTGTATAATTATTTTTGTTCAACGCTAAATGGGtttcattttgtttttttaattggTTGCTCTTGTCAtatcagcattgagttaatctTTAGTGTTTTTTTCAGTTAGTTATCACTAATGCACTatgatttaatttttgtttataGGTGTCAATAATATCCAAAATGTCCGGCATGGCTCTCAAAGATGTCAATAAAATACCTGAATCTGAGAGGATTAATGAAAGCTCCAGCAATGGAAACTTTATCAAACCTCACTTTGAACTTGCAGAAGAAAATGTTGAAAATAGGCAAAACAAGAAGACGGCTTCCTTGGTTGACACTCCCACTAAGAGAGATGGATCTGAAAATTCTGGAGAAGGGGTGGCAAATTCTGAAGTAGAGTACATTGAATCTGAGAATTTGGAGGATGTGGTAGATGTAGAAAACTGTCTAAAGGTATTTTCGATGTAATCCTATACATGTTTATCAACATTTCCCAAGATTCTTGATGTGAATGTGAGTGTGTAATCACGCGCTCATGCTTTTTCCCTTATAAATTGCTcctaaaaatttatatatttatgcaTTCTTACATTCTGGCGTTTAGACACTCTTAGTGGGACTAGGTTCCAAAGACTGGGTTTCGGTGTGTGATGCACTCAACAATGTTCGTAGATTGTCTATATTTCACAAGGAGGATATTACTGGCATACTGTAAGTATCAATCAGTAAATACTTGTTTTTATCGGAAAATAGaattgatattatactttttGGATGCCTTTCCTGAATTTCCTGTCTCATGACTCGTTGATTTAATTCATCAGGAATGATGTGATTTCCTTCATAGTGAAATCCCTAAAGAACCCGAGAAGCGCTGTTTGTAAAACTGCAATTATGACTTCTGCTGATATCTTTAAAGCATATAATGACAACATGATTGATTCACTGGATCCACTGGTAAATTGTTTTTATTCAAAACTCTGATGCTGCATACTTCCTTTTTATGGGCTTTTCCattttccaaagtaactcaCTTCCTTTCTGTAACTGCAATGCTATTACCCTTGTTAGCTTGTACAACTTCTCCTCAAATCTTCACAAGACAAGAGGTTCGTGTGCGAGGCAGCTGAAAGCGCTTTAATAACCATGACAAACTGGGTTTCCCCTCTTGTATTGTTGCCCAAGCTGCAAACTCATATTAAGAACAGGAATCCTCGAATTCGAGCAAAGGCTTCTTTGTGCATTTCTCGAAGTGTTCCACGTCTGGTAAGCACTCTTAGACGAGTTTGATGCTCTCCCACCTCCCATTTGTGCTTTGGTTTCACCTGATAATATGAAGCTGTGTACTTCCTAACATGTCTCTATCTGGAAGTTGAGATTACTTCAATGTCATTTGACGGAACTGGTTTTTCTGTTTATGACTTAAAGTTTCTTTTCCATCTAATAATATTAGTTCAATTTTCATTTTCCTTCCCAGGGAGTTGATGGAATTGAAGCATTTGGCATCGACAAACTGATCCAAATAGGTGCATCCCAGCTCAGTGACCAGCTTCCCGAGTCCAGAGATGCTGCTCGTGCATTGCTGTTGGAGTTGCAATCTGCATATGAAAAATCTCATCTCCTGGAACCAACTGCTACTGTATCTGAGGAACCCTCTACGGTTTCTTGGGAACATTTCTGCCAGTCGAATCTTTCTCCATTGAGTGCGCAGGCTGTCCTTCGTGTGACCAATATCCCTCGGGAGGGATTCATTTCAAGTTCATAGCACAAACATGGTTTTTACATACAACGAGTAATATTCTTCATTTGATATTCATATGTTGGAAATTTTCTTGTATATACGATGAAACTTTTGGATGTTTGGCATGGCGTTTGAAGCAGATTATAGATCCTACCTTAGATTGAGTAACCAATAGGTTCGGTAATCTGAAATTATCGTTCTTATAAACTGAAGAATCTGTTCTAGTATGTTACAAAACTTGGTCGTATATGGGTACGTAAATCGAATGAAATAGATCCAAGGATCCAGAATTTTTTCCGATTTGCGGGgctataattttcttgaaacacTTGTGATGATTGATGTTGGAAATTTTATGCCACAATTAGTTGCAACCGATTGTGTATTCAACTAAAAGTAAACAAGAAATTGGAATGACTGCTATTTTTGGACATCGGAGGTTTATTCCATCTTTAGCATGATTGTAGTATATGTTCATCTTATGTGAGTTGTattctttgatttatatttagatATAGATATCATATAATTGGAAGTAATATCTCTATGTAATATAAAGACAATAGaaaaatatctcgattaatttAGAGCCAAtggtagattttttttttattttttaatacaaCGAAGTATAAGATTTTATATCTGAAGTGTTTGTGAGAATGTGATTTGAACTCTCAAGACCTCATAGGTTTTGGGTCACAAAGTCTTGGAGCCTCATCATTGTCACTAGAACAAGAAATCTACACAGTAATAAAAGTTCAATATGTGAATTTGAAGGAGTTTACACAATGTGTTTTCTTAAAATTGCATTATATTTAATAGAAaatctctttttttctttttactcGGTCCACCAGTTTGTTTAAACCTACAGACCAAATTGATTTGTCACTAGTACCATTATATCAATCACATCATTGAAATAGTCTTATTCCTTTAAAATTTTCACATTCGGTGCATGGGAGCCATATTAGCACGAAACTGGAAGAAAAAGATAATAAAAAAAGTTCGTATAAAATTTATAAGACAACAACATGTgcgagacgatctcacggatcgtatttatgagacagatatcttatttgggtcatccatgaaaaaatattattttttatgctaagagtattactttttattgtgaatatgggtagagttgacccgtctcacatattaaaatCCGTGAAACGATCTTAAGTGAAACTCACTGAATTTATAATCTATAGCACCTTTCCTTTATTCGTTCCTTTCCCACCCACTCCACGTACCACAAACCCCACTTAAACCTTGCATTATTATCAATTAAATTAACACAAATGGCCTCATCGCTTTAGCAGCTTCTACTCTTTCTCTTCGAAATTTTCCTAAAAGATACCTTTTCCTACATCACCTCAAATTCCACCAAATGAAACCAACTCTTCTTTCAATCCCTCTAAATAGTGTCCATCTCCCTCTTCTTGACCACGAAAAAATAACTCAATGTTAAGCTGGCAATGCCTAACCATGTCTTAGGCATCGCAACTCATGTGATCGTGATGGCAATAATCATTTCAGTGATTTTTCTATTCATGGGAATCGGGCTTTTGATTTTGATCCGTGTTTGTATAGTCGGGAGGATGCTTAGAAGAGGTGAGCCTAACATGGTGGAGAGGGGGGGATTCGGAAGTACGAGTATGTCACAAGAAGACATCGAAAAGTTACCATGTTTCGATTTCAAGGAGAAGGAAAAGGGGAGCAGCCCTTTGGGAGATTGCGTAGTTTGCTTGGAGAACTTTCGGGTGGGGGAAAAGTGCAGGCTTTTGCCTTCGTGTAATCATAGTTTTCATGCAGAGTGTGTGGATTTGTGGCTTTTGAGAACTCCCGTCTGTCCAATTTGCAGGGCTTGTGCTGATGTTGTTAATAGTACTGAATCGTTGTTTGGTGAAGAGACTAATAGTGAAGTTGACTCGAGAGATGTTCAAACAGCAGAAAATGGTCATGGAACTGAGGTTTCCATTCAGATTTCAGATCAAAGATTGGAGATTGTTGATTTTAGGGAAAATAGAGGAATTGGTAATGTAAGTGAGTTAGAAGGTGATTGAGACAGTGGTTGAGACCATAGAGATCCAAGAAAATGTATAAAGATTGTATTTGGTTTGGATCAAAGCATGTCATTTGAAAAATGATCTTGAAATGACTTCAATATTAACAAGAATTAGAAATCTGTTCTAATATTTCGGTAAGGTTTTTCAAAGAGTGAAAATTACAGAATTCGTCATACTGGCATGTTTTTTTGTAAGTCGTCGAACTTAGTTTTAGTCAAATAAATTGAATTTTGTTTTCGCTTTTAGTCCTTTTTTCGGCAGCGGCAAAATTACATGGCACGTTGTCACAATGGTGAAAAGAATTAAAAGTGAAAATAAAGATCAATTGATTATACTAGAatcgaattttatttatttatttatatatttatttttgaaaccagcgtatttatttatttaaatataaacataataaatattgcaatacttAGCAATAAGGCATTAGTCTCTTCGGTTCTTGAAAATTTTAGGGTCCGGTTTTATTTAGTCAAACATGAAACACCATATTATGGACTATTTCAAGTTCGTGCCAGCTGATATTTCTAGGGTTAAAAAAACTTTACCAGCCTAATTAATGCAATGgaagttaattaattatattaatataatttattggtCTATTTCATTTGTTAAGATCAAACGTTTATCATAtcgaaaatataataaattatgtaCGTTGGTGAAAAACTTTGAAATAACCGAGAAATTCAATAAGATATCATCTTGAAaacattataaatatttttgttaTCCACATGTAATATTATATTGATTTTTATGTAGGAAGCCACTTTCTTGTCCAtttaaaatcaagaaaatgcATGTGCAGCAAAGAAACAGAAGCAATGGTTCTTCTTTTTTCTCCAAGTTCCAAACTTCATCTGCTGCTCTTCCCATTCATGTCAAAAGGCCACACTATTCCATTCCTCCAGCTAGCCCGCCTCCTCCTCCGCCGTGGCGTGTATGTTACCTTCCTCACCACTCCGGCGAACCATCCCTTCATTGCTCCGGCGCCGATGTCTCGATTCTTGACCTTGATTTCCCCAAGACTATACCCCACTGGGAATCGAGAGCACCGACAAGCTTCCTTTGGGATGTCGACTTTTCTCTAATTGAAAAGAGTATTAGTGCAACAGAGGgtattaatataattttcatTTGTGGTGAATTATCAAACATTAAATTCTATATTTGATAAACATGGATGGGCTTTATGAGTTAAAACGGACAATTAAAAAACAAGTAAACACATAATATTGGTGTAATCCCATTCTTATATGGTACATGAACACAACCGAAGATGATGAATTTGAAACGTTTATATTTGAAAAACTACACAAATAAATAATTCGAGTCgatgatttaaaattttgaatccATGAAATCTAACATCCAGAAAGATGCTGAAATCGATATCCAAAATCATTATATCATGTGAGTCTCTCATTATTTTAATGAAAGTCGATATCATGTTATGATGATTCAATGGGTGTAGGATAAAATGTTTTGTAGATTACTTGTTTCACATTTTAAAGTTCTTCAATTTGAATAGAAATCCTAATTAAAGAGTTGTAACTTAttttaattttccataattaatacatatttgTCATAATTAGTAAATGCGGTAAATTTCTATTAGTAATACACAGGTTGTTACTTAAAAATGTAACAAAAGATTTATTCTCCTTAAATTTTATCATGAATATGGTATAATACAGCTAATTAAGGATGCCTCCACGTAATTAACACATCC of the Primulina eburnea isolate SZY01 unplaced genomic scaffold, ASM2296580v1 ctg636_ERROPOS244172, whole genome shotgun sequence genome contains:
- the LOC140821612 gene encoding uncharacterized protein, with translation MSGMALKDVNKIPESERINESSSNGNFIKPHFELAEENVENRQNKKTASLVDTPTKRDGSENSGEGVANSEVEYIESENLEDVVDVENCLKTLLVGLGSKDWVSVCDALNNVRRLSIFHKEDITGILNDVISFIVKSLKNPRSAVCKTAIMTSADIFKAYNDNMIDSLDPLLVQLLLKSSQDKRFVCEAAESALITMTNWVSPLVLLPKLQTHIKNRNPRIRAKASLCISRSVPRLGVDGIEAFGIDKLIQIGASQLSDQLPESRDAARALLLELQSAYEKSHLLEPTATVSEEPSTVSWEHFCQSNLSPLSAQAVLRVTNIPREGFISSS
- the LOC140821623 gene encoding RING-H2 finger protein ATL52-like, coding for MGIGLLILIRVCIVGRMLRRGEPNMVERGGFGSTSMSQEDIEKLPCFDFKEKEKGSSPLGDCVVCLENFRVGEKCRLLPSCNHSFHAECVDLWLLRTPVCPICRACADVVNSTESLFGEETNSEVDSRDVQTAENGHGTEVSIQISDQRLEIVDFRENRGIGNVSELEGD